One region of Natrinema salaciae genomic DNA includes:
- a CDS encoding MATE family efflux transporter — protein sequence MAVDEEQQGGLTEGPLVRPMVRLAWPLVVIQLLQVAYNVGDTFWLGALSPDAVGAVSLAFPLLFLLIAIGGGFTAAGAILIAQHTGAESGDAGLIAGQTLSFVSLVAIGLSALGFVATEPMLAALPADAETEAAILPLAAEYLRVFFLGLPFLFGFFVFVALMRGYGSTRAPMRVMLVSVVINLAIDPLLIFGVGPLPRLEVQGAAVATLVSRGIATAIGFYLLYYTDVGPDIRAAHLRPRREYVAKITRLGVPTALEQSMTALALVAMTAMVVTFPPAVVAAYGLGNRLISLAFLPAMGLGQATDTIVGQNLGAGEPDRAARAVRIAAGVIAGVMLVAGLLAVLFPEPIVSVFVTADAAGKAATIDYGVTYLRYAAVGFAFMGVLQVVQGAFRGAGNTKTALAFAVLGLWIVRVPVTYYLLFVAEWGPTGIWTGVVVGDVVGAIAAVAWFTRGTWKRSIVETDDGERPTDGPVGTAGAADTESTAE from the coding sequence ATGGCAGTCGACGAGGAGCAGCAGGGCGGCCTCACTGAAGGGCCGCTCGTGCGGCCGATGGTTCGGCTGGCGTGGCCGCTCGTGGTCATCCAGCTGTTGCAGGTGGCGTACAACGTCGGCGACACCTTCTGGCTCGGCGCACTCTCGCCCGACGCGGTGGGTGCGGTGAGCCTCGCGTTTCCGCTCCTGTTCCTCCTGATCGCGATCGGCGGCGGCTTCACGGCGGCCGGCGCGATCCTGATCGCCCAACACACCGGCGCGGAGAGCGGCGACGCGGGCCTGATCGCCGGGCAGACGCTGTCGTTCGTCTCGCTGGTCGCGATCGGACTGAGCGCGCTTGGCTTCGTCGCGACCGAGCCGATGCTCGCCGCGCTCCCCGCCGACGCCGAGACGGAAGCCGCGATCCTTCCGCTGGCCGCCGAGTACCTGCGGGTGTTCTTCCTCGGACTCCCCTTCCTCTTCGGCTTCTTCGTCTTCGTCGCGCTCATGCGCGGCTACGGTAGCACGCGTGCGCCGATGCGAGTAATGCTCGTCAGCGTCGTCATCAACCTCGCGATCGACCCGTTGCTCATCTTCGGCGTCGGCCCGCTGCCGCGACTCGAGGTGCAGGGAGCCGCCGTCGCGACGCTCGTCTCGCGAGGAATCGCGACGGCGATCGGCTTCTACCTGCTGTACTACACCGACGTGGGGCCCGACATCCGGGCCGCCCACCTCCGGCCGCGACGGGAGTACGTCGCGAAGATCACGCGATTGGGAGTCCCGACGGCGCTCGAGCAGTCGATGACGGCGCTGGCCCTGGTCGCGATGACGGCGATGGTCGTGACCTTCCCGCCGGCGGTCGTCGCGGCCTACGGGCTGGGGAACCGGTTGATTTCGCTCGCCTTCCTGCCGGCGATGGGGCTGGGGCAGGCCACGGATACGATCGTCGGTCAGAATCTGGGTGCGGGCGAGCCCGATCGGGCGGCGAGGGCGGTCCGGATCGCCGCGGGGGTCATCGCGGGCGTCATGCTCGTGGCCGGCCTCCTCGCCGTCCTCTTCCCGGAGCCGATCGTCTCGGTGTTCGTCACCGCCGACGCGGCGGGCAAAGCGGCGACGATCGACTACGGCGTGACGTACCTCCGGTACGCCGCGGTCGGCTTCGCCTTCATGGGCGTGCTCCAGGTCGTTCAGGGGGCGTTCCGTGGGGCTGGAAACACGAAGACGGCGCTCGCGTTCGCGGTGCTCGGGCTCTGGATCGTGCGGGTCCCGGTCACGTACTACCTGCTCTTCGTCGCCGAGTGGGGGCCGACCGGTATCTGGACGGGCGTCGTGGTCGGTGACGTCGTCGGCGCGATCGCCGCCGTCGCGTGGTTCACGCGGGGTACGTGGAAGCGCTCGATCGTCGAAACCGACGACGGCGAGCGGCCGACGGACGGACCGGTCGGGACGGCCGGGGCGGCCGACACGGAGTCGACCGCGGAGTGA
- a CDS encoding sporulation protein, translating into MNGVLSSLGIGAATVDTVLPTTLTAGESVDARVDVTGGNDAQEVDSIYFALATSYETDESRRTAKIDTFRIADSFTIEPGEERSHTVSIDVPYHTPVTMGRTSVWLDTGLDIDWAIDPDDRDELEIEPDPLRRALFDAVDSLGFRLRTAECEATESLFSNHRFVQEFEFVPRSGPFAGELDELEIVTLPEDDGFDLVLEVDRRGGLLAEQFDADERYDRLSLRDGDEADLERTLRAAIERNC; encoded by the coding sequence ATGAACGGTGTCCTTTCGAGCCTCGGTATCGGTGCCGCAACGGTCGATACGGTCCTGCCGACGACGCTCACGGCGGGCGAATCCGTCGATGCGCGCGTCGACGTTACCGGCGGCAACGACGCGCAGGAGGTCGACAGTATCTACTTCGCGCTCGCGACGAGCTACGAGACCGACGAGAGTCGACGAACGGCGAAGATCGACACGTTCCGCATCGCTGACTCGTTTACGATCGAGCCTGGCGAGGAGCGATCCCACACCGTATCGATCGACGTTCCGTACCACACGCCCGTCACGATGGGGCGCACGAGCGTCTGGCTCGATACTGGCCTCGACATCGACTGGGCGATCGATCCCGACGACCGCGACGAACTCGAGATCGAACCCGATCCGCTGCGCCGGGCGCTGTTCGACGCCGTCGATTCGCTCGGGTTCAGGCTCCGAACGGCGGAGTGCGAAGCGACGGAGTCGCTGTTCTCGAATCACCGCTTCGTTCAGGAGTTCGAGTTCGTCCCCCGATCCGGCCCCTTCGCCGGCGAACTCGACGAACTCGAGATCGTCACGCTGCCCGAGGACGATGGCTTCGACCTGGTGCTCGAGGTGGACCGTCGCGGTGGCCTGCTGGCGGAACAGTTCGACGCCGACGAACGATACGATCGGCTCTCGCTCAGGGACGGCGACGAGGCCGATCTCGAGCGGACGCTCCGCGCGGCGATCGAACGAAACTGCTGA
- a CDS encoding phosphoribosyltransferase encodes MSDLPDDFDCTITNWEYIYGLCGDVADDIRDDEFEPDVVVALARGGWFAGRCLCDFLGLDDLTSLKMEHYVGTAQKSGEPTVRYPMPEGSVADKDVLIIDDIADTGGSIERAYEYVDDRDAGEVRTATLQLLGTSEFQPDYVGERLEAWSWIVYPWNFIEDMIDLISSAMEKADQETFTNEAIRHYLTDYHGIERIEMEIAQPDRLSEVLREMERRELLESVGDDEWALVE; translated from the coding sequence ATGTCCGACTTACCGGACGATTTCGACTGTACGATTACCAACTGGGAGTACATTTACGGCCTGTGTGGGGACGTGGCAGACGACATCCGCGACGACGAGTTCGAACCGGACGTCGTCGTCGCTCTGGCGCGCGGCGGCTGGTTCGCCGGCCGGTGTCTCTGTGACTTCCTCGGGCTGGACGACCTGACGAGCCTGAAGATGGAACACTACGTCGGCACCGCCCAGAAGTCCGGTGAGCCGACCGTCCGCTATCCGATGCCCGAAGGCAGCGTCGCGGACAAGGACGTGCTCATCATCGACGACATCGCCGACACCGGCGGCTCGATCGAGCGCGCCTACGAGTACGTCGACGACCGCGATGCCGGCGAGGTCCGCACCGCGACGCTCCAGTTGCTCGGCACCAGCGAGTTCCAGCCCGACTACGTCGGGGAACGACTCGAGGCGTGGTCCTGGATCGTCTACCCGTGGAACTTCATCGAGGACATGATCGATCTGATCTCCAGTGCGATGGAGAAAGCCGACCAGGAGACGTTCACGAACGAGGCGATCCGCCACTACCTCACCGACTACCACGGCATCGAACGGATCGAGATGGAGATCGCCCAGCCCGACCGGCTGTCGGAGGTCCTGCGCGAGATGGAACGACGCGAACTCCTCGAGTCGGTCGGCGACGACGAGTGGGCGCTCGTCGAGTAA
- the thiC gene encoding phosphomethylpyrimidine synthase ThiC yields the protein MAQTQIQAAREGTVTPEMERVAERENRDPAFVREQVATGQAVIPTNRHHDALDPMVIGREFATKVNANIGNSETTSDLETELEKLHTAVHYGADTVMDLGTGSDLDEIRETHIEHSPVPLGTVPLYEAVTQAGSPEDVTTDLLLEIIEKQAKQGVDYMTIHAGILAEHLPLTDGRKTGIVSRGGSIMAKWMEENGEQNPLYQVFPEICEIFAEHDVTFSLGDSLRPGCLADACDEAQYAELDTLGELTRVGWDRGVQVMVEGPGHVPMHKVAENVERQQAVCDGAPFYVLGPLVTDIAPGYDHITSAIGAAMAAEAGAAMLCYVTPKEHLGLPEEDDVRDGLAAYRIAAHAGDVATERPGARDWDDALSEARYEFDWREQFRLALDPDRARSYHDQTLPGDNYKEARFCSMCGAEFCSMRIDQDARDGGEMERIEGEERTDLESSPAAEVNRPPVGTHASGDLPPVADHAESLEEADDD from the coding sequence ATGGCACAGACACAGATTCAGGCCGCCCGCGAAGGGACGGTGACGCCCGAGATGGAACGCGTGGCCGAGCGAGAGAACCGCGATCCGGCGTTCGTGCGCGAGCAGGTCGCCACGGGGCAGGCCGTGATCCCGACGAACCGACACCACGACGCGCTCGACCCGATGGTGATCGGCCGGGAGTTCGCGACGAAGGTCAACGCCAACATCGGCAACAGCGAGACGACCAGCGACCTCGAGACCGAACTGGAGAAGCTCCACACCGCGGTCCACTACGGCGCGGACACGGTGATGGATCTCGGCACCGGCAGCGACTTAGACGAGATCCGGGAAACCCACATCGAGCACTCGCCGGTACCACTCGGCACGGTCCCGCTGTACGAGGCGGTCACGCAGGCGGGCAGCCCCGAGGACGTCACGACGGACCTGTTGCTCGAGATCATCGAGAAGCAGGCGAAACAGGGCGTCGACTACATGACGATCCACGCGGGGATTCTCGCCGAACACCTGCCGTTGACCGACGGCCGGAAGACCGGGATCGTCTCGCGGGGTGGCTCGATCATGGCCAAGTGGATGGAGGAGAACGGCGAGCAGAATCCGCTCTATCAGGTGTTCCCGGAGATCTGCGAGATCTTCGCCGAGCACGACGTCACGTTCAGCCTCGGGGACAGCCTGCGACCCGGCTGTCTGGCCGACGCCTGCGACGAGGCCCAGTACGCCGAGCTCGACACGTTGGGCGAACTCACGCGGGTCGGCTGGGACCGCGGCGTGCAGGTGATGGTCGAGGGGCCGGGCCACGTCCCCATGCACAAGGTCGCGGAGAACGTCGAGCGCCAGCAGGCGGTCTGCGATGGCGCGCCCTTCTACGTGCTCGGCCCGCTCGTGACCGATATCGCGCCGGGCTACGACCACATCACGAGCGCCATCGGTGCCGCGATGGCCGCCGAAGCCGGTGCCGCGATGTTGTGTTACGTCACGCCGAAGGAACACCTGGGCCTCCCCGAGGAGGACGACGTCCGCGACGGCCTCGCCGCCTACCGGATCGCGGCTCACGCCGGCGACGTGGCGACCGAACGACCCGGGGCACGCGACTGGGACGACGCGCTCTCGGAAGCCCGCTACGAGTTCGACTGGCGCGAACAGTTCCGACTCGCGCTCGACCCGGACCGCGCCCGCTCGTACCACGACCAGACGCTTCCCGGTGACAACTACAAGGAGGCCCGCTTCTGCTCGATGTGCGGCGCGGAGTTCTGTTCGATGCGGATCGACCAGGACGCCAGGGACGGTGGCGAGATGGAGCGGATCGAGGGCGAGGAGCGGACCGATCTCGAGTCCTCGCCCGCCGCGGAGGTCAACCGCCCGCCGGTCGGGACCCACGCGTCCGGCGACCTCCCGCCCGTGGCGGACCACGCCGAGTCGCTCGAGGAAGCCGACGACGATTGA